A DNA window from Helianthus annuus cultivar XRQ/B chromosome 15, HanXRQr2.0-SUNRISE, whole genome shotgun sequence contains the following coding sequences:
- the LOC110909821 gene encoding heat shock cognate 70 kDa protein isoform X1 codes for MAGKGSDSPAIGIDLGTTYSCVAVWKNKRIEIIPNDQGNRTTPSAVAFVDAELLIGDGAKNQAPMNSANTIFDAKRLIGRRFSDSKVQEDMKLWPFKVIKGLADTPKIVVTYKGQKKEFLAEEISSMILAKMKESAEVYLGKVVKNAVITVPAYFNDSQRQATKDAGTIAGLNVIRMINEPTAAAIAYGLDNTSDIVGKINVLVFDLGGGTFDVSIMTIEEGGIFEVKAVAGDTHLGGEDFDNRMVDHCVEEFKRRWNKDLTGNQRALGRLRFACEKAKRMLSCTTQTSIDLDSLHEGIDFSMKFNRAKFEELNMGSFNKCIETLETCLTDAKMKKSCVEQVILVGGSTRIPKVQHMLRDFFDDKELCKSVNPDEAVAYGAAVMAAKVSGISDKSVHDVALRDVTPLSLGVAVRGKLLSVVIPRNTSIPTSNSKYYYTTHDNQSVIPIEVYQGERSRCTDNHLLGEFSISGVPPAPKGATKVMVCFEIDINGILTVTASIISTGKMKKLVISNENGRLSKKEIEKMISDAEKYKFEDQEFKKKAKAYNALEDCIYTMKNTIKEHKIEKTISDAEKYKFEDALDETTKWLENNQAAPYAELHLKKVHLEFVCEPLFYV; via the exons ATGGCTGGAAAAGGAAGCGACTCGCCTGCGATCGGAATTGATCTGGGAACAACGTACTCGTGTGTAGCCGTTTGGAAGAATAAGCGGATCGAGATCATTCCTAACGATCAAGGCAACCGAACCACACCTTCTGCCGTTGCTTTCGTTGATGCAGAGCTTCTGATCGGTGATGGCGCCAAGAATCAAGCACCTATGAACTCTGCTAACACCATATTTG ATGCTAAGAGGCTGATTGGAAGGAGATTTAGTGATTCCAAAGTGCAGGAAGACATGAAGTTGTGGCCTTTTAAGGTCATAAAAGGGCTTGCTGACACACCAAAGATTGTGGTCACTTACAAAGGTCAAAAGAAGGAGTTTTTGGCCGAAGAAATTTCTTCAATGATTCTTGCCAAGATGAAGGAAAGCGCTGAGGTGTATCTTGGAAAAGTTGTGAAGAATGCTGTGATAACCGTCCCTGCTTATTTCAACGATTCACAGCGTCAAGCTACCAAGGATGCTGGTACTATTGCTGGATTAAATGTCATTCGTATGATCAATGAGCCTACAGCTGCTGCGATTGCGTATGGACTAGACAATACGTCTGATATTGTTGGCAAGATAAACGTGCTTGTCTTTGATCTGGGGGGTGGCACTTTTGATGTTTCTATAATGACAATTGAGGAAGGGGGTATTTTTGAGGTGAAAGCTGTTGCAGGTGACACTCATTTGGGAGGTGAGGATTTTGATAACCGAATGGTGGATCATTGTGTTGAGGAATTTAAGAGGAGATGGAACAAGGACTTGACCGGGAACCAAAGAGCATTGGGGAGGTTGAGATTTGCTTGCGAGAAAGCAAAACGGATGCTCTCATGTACAACTCAGACATCAATTGATTTGGATAGCTTGCATGAGGGAATTGATTTTTCTATGAAATTTAATCGTGCTAAGTTTGAGGAGCTGAACATGGGTTCGTTTAATAAGTGCATTGAGACTTTGGAGACATGTTTAACTGATGCTAAGATGAAGAAATCATGTGTAGAACAAGTGATTCTTGTTGGTGGCTCAACTAGGATTCCAAAGGTCCAGCATATGCTGCGGGATTTTTTTGATGACAAAGAGTTATGCAAGAGCGTGAACCCTGATGAGGCTGTTGCATATGGTGCAGCCGTTATGGCTGCAAAGGTAAGTGGTATCAGTGATAAGAGTGTTCATGATGTGGCGCTACGTGATGTCACTCCTTTATCACTTGGTGTAGCAGTAAGAGGCAAACTATTAAGCGTTGTGATCCCAAGGAACACTTCAATACCTACTAGTAATTCCAAATATTACTATACAACTCATGATAACCAGTCTGTCATTCCTATCGAGGTGTATCAAGGTGAAAGATCCAGATGTACAGATAATCATTTGTTGGGCGAATTCAGCATTTCTGGAGTACCACCTGCTCCCAAAGGAGCCACTAAAGTTATGGTTTGCTTTGAAATAGACATCAATGGTATCCTCACAGTCACCGCCTCGATAATATCCACCGGTAAGATGAAGAAACTTGTAATTTCCAATGAAAATGGAAGACTCTCCAAAAAAGAGATTGAGAAGATGATAAGTGATGCGGAGAAGTACAAATTTGAGGACCAAGAGTTCAAGAAAAAAGCGAAAGCGTACAATGCATTAGAGGATTGTATTTACACCATGAAGAATACGATCAAAGAGCACA AGATTGAGAAGACGATAAGTGATGCGGAGAAGTACAAATTTGAGGAC GCTTTAGATGAAACAACCAAGTGGCTTGAGAACAACCAAGCTGCGCCTTACGCTGAGCTTCACCTTAAGAAGGTACACCTTGAATTTGTTTGCGAGCCTTTGTTTTATGTCTAA
- the LOC110909821 gene encoding heat shock cognate 70 kDa protein isoform X2 → MAGKGSDSPAIGIDLGTTYSCVAVWKNKRIEIIPNDQGNRTTPSAVAFVDAELLIGDGAKNQAPMNSANTIFDAKRLIGRRFSDSKVQEDMKLWPFKVIKGLADTPKIVVTYKGQKKEFLAEEISSMILAKMKESAEVYLGKVVKNAVITVPAYFNDSQRQATKDAGTIAGLNVIRMINEPTAAAIAYGLDNTSDIVGKINVLVFDLGGGTFDVSIMTIEEGGIFEVKAVAGDTHLGGEDFDNRMVDHCVEEFKRRWNKDLTGNQRALGRLRFACEKAKRMLSCTTQTSIDLDSLHEGIDFSMKFNRAKFEELNMGSFNKCIETLETCLTDAKMKKSCVEQVILVGGSTRIPKVQHMLRDFFDDKELCKSVNPDEAVAYGAAVMAAKVSGISDKSVHDVALRDVTPLSLGVAVRGKLLSVVIPRNTSIPTSNSKYYYTTHDNQSVIPIEVYQGERSRCTDNHLLGEFSISGVPPAPKGATKVMVCFEIDINGILTVTASIISTGKMKKLVISNENGRLSKKEIEKMISDAEKYKFEDQEFKKKAKAYNALEDCIYTMKNTIKEHSKTISDAEKYKFEDALDETTKWLENNQAAPYAELHLKKVHLEFVCEPLFYV, encoded by the exons ATGGCTGGAAAAGGAAGCGACTCGCCTGCGATCGGAATTGATCTGGGAACAACGTACTCGTGTGTAGCCGTTTGGAAGAATAAGCGGATCGAGATCATTCCTAACGATCAAGGCAACCGAACCACACCTTCTGCCGTTGCTTTCGTTGATGCAGAGCTTCTGATCGGTGATGGCGCCAAGAATCAAGCACCTATGAACTCTGCTAACACCATATTTG ATGCTAAGAGGCTGATTGGAAGGAGATTTAGTGATTCCAAAGTGCAGGAAGACATGAAGTTGTGGCCTTTTAAGGTCATAAAAGGGCTTGCTGACACACCAAAGATTGTGGTCACTTACAAAGGTCAAAAGAAGGAGTTTTTGGCCGAAGAAATTTCTTCAATGATTCTTGCCAAGATGAAGGAAAGCGCTGAGGTGTATCTTGGAAAAGTTGTGAAGAATGCTGTGATAACCGTCCCTGCTTATTTCAACGATTCACAGCGTCAAGCTACCAAGGATGCTGGTACTATTGCTGGATTAAATGTCATTCGTATGATCAATGAGCCTACAGCTGCTGCGATTGCGTATGGACTAGACAATACGTCTGATATTGTTGGCAAGATAAACGTGCTTGTCTTTGATCTGGGGGGTGGCACTTTTGATGTTTCTATAATGACAATTGAGGAAGGGGGTATTTTTGAGGTGAAAGCTGTTGCAGGTGACACTCATTTGGGAGGTGAGGATTTTGATAACCGAATGGTGGATCATTGTGTTGAGGAATTTAAGAGGAGATGGAACAAGGACTTGACCGGGAACCAAAGAGCATTGGGGAGGTTGAGATTTGCTTGCGAGAAAGCAAAACGGATGCTCTCATGTACAACTCAGACATCAATTGATTTGGATAGCTTGCATGAGGGAATTGATTTTTCTATGAAATTTAATCGTGCTAAGTTTGAGGAGCTGAACATGGGTTCGTTTAATAAGTGCATTGAGACTTTGGAGACATGTTTAACTGATGCTAAGATGAAGAAATCATGTGTAGAACAAGTGATTCTTGTTGGTGGCTCAACTAGGATTCCAAAGGTCCAGCATATGCTGCGGGATTTTTTTGATGACAAAGAGTTATGCAAGAGCGTGAACCCTGATGAGGCTGTTGCATATGGTGCAGCCGTTATGGCTGCAAAGGTAAGTGGTATCAGTGATAAGAGTGTTCATGATGTGGCGCTACGTGATGTCACTCCTTTATCACTTGGTGTAGCAGTAAGAGGCAAACTATTAAGCGTTGTGATCCCAAGGAACACTTCAATACCTACTAGTAATTCCAAATATTACTATACAACTCATGATAACCAGTCTGTCATTCCTATCGAGGTGTATCAAGGTGAAAGATCCAGATGTACAGATAATCATTTGTTGGGCGAATTCAGCATTTCTGGAGTACCACCTGCTCCCAAAGGAGCCACTAAAGTTATGGTTTGCTTTGAAATAGACATCAATGGTATCCTCACAGTCACCGCCTCGATAATATCCACCGGTAAGATGAAGAAACTTGTAATTTCCAATGAAAATGGAAGACTCTCCAAAAAAGAGATTGAGAAGATGATAAGTGATGCGGAGAAGTACAAATTTGAGGACCAAGAGTTCAAGAAAAAAGCGAAAGCGTACAATGCATTAGAGGATTGTATTTACACCATGAAGAATACGATCAAAGAGCACAGC AAGACGATAAGTGATGCGGAGAAGTACAAATTTGAGGAC GCTTTAGATGAAACAACCAAGTGGCTTGAGAACAACCAAGCTGCGCCTTACGCTGAGCTTCACCTTAAGAAGGTACACCTTGAATTTGTTTGCGAGCCTTTGTTTTATGTCTAA